In Pelecanus crispus isolate bPelCri1 chromosome Z, bPelCri1.pri, whole genome shotgun sequence, the following are encoded in one genomic region:
- the MTMR12 gene encoding myotubularin-related protein 12 produces MLGSGAKAAKPSFVSYISPEEIHIKEPIEKEVNPHLLPGELLLCEASTVYKYIQEDGSNRGTYGKLVCTNFKIAFLDDDSTSDDNEPQFKNKIVGENDITLQCVDQIYGVYDEKKKRLTGQLRKYPEKLIIYCKDLRVFQFCLRYTKEEEVKRIVSGIVHHSQTPKLLKRLFLFSYASAAPNNTDGRNQTVMFDTLEDWRDELERTKGNVKYKAVTTNEGYRVSEKLPLYFVVPICVSEESILKYEGRGIPIWCWSCHNGAALLKMSAFPKEQDDSTSQMQKAFLDGIYKTISKPPYELLKTDDLSSSLPSLQDIQTAYMKFKQLFLIDNSTDFWATDVKWFSLLESTNWLEIIRRVLKKAIEVAEYLERQHTNVLLIEESATDLCCVISSLVQVMMDSYSRTKSGFQSLIQKEWVIGGHGFLDRCNHLHKSDKEEAPVFLLLLNCVWQLVQQYPPAFEFTETYLTVLSDSLYVPIFSTFFFNSQHQKDTNTSGESLNTQSGPFRFLTVWDWSVQFDPKAQAFLNNPLYAEKPKPDKSQRKTARFKHQRQLSLPLTQTKSSTKRGFFREETDHLIKNILGKRIGKFINSSDEPSDSFREFYDSWCSKPVDYHGLLLPRIDGPEIKVWAQRYLRWIPEAQLHGGGTIATAAKILDLMEEVQSLQVKMDEEHCQAISGDVHPVPLLRNSARLSSLFPFALLQRQSIKPALPTSTWKDLEDEDDLVKRDDEFVDQSGDMS; encoded by the exons GTGAACTGCTGCTTTGTGAGGCAAGCACGGTATACAAGTATATACAAGAAGATGGGTCAAATCGTGGCACCTATGGGAAACTTGTGTGCACAAACTTCAAGATTGCTTTCCTTGACGATGATTCTACTTCAGATGATAAT GAGCCACAATTTAAGAATAAGATTGTAGGAGAAAACGACATAACCCTGCAATGTGTAGATCAAATCTATGGAG tttatgatgagaaaaagaaacGCCTAACTGGACAACTGAGAAAATACCCGGAGAAGCTAATTATCTACTGTAAAGACCTTAGAGTATTTCAGTTCTGCCTGAGATACACAAAAGAAGAGGAAGTGAAAAGA ATCGTCAGTGGTATAGTTCACCATAGCCAGACTCCTAAGCTGCTAAAACGCTTGTTTCTGTTCTCTTATGCATCAGCTGCCCCGAACAACACAG ATGGAAGAAACCAAACTGTGATGTTTGATACTCTTGAGGACTGGCGTGATGAGTTGGAGCGGACCAAAGGGAATGTGAAATACAAAGCAGTGACTACCAATGAAGGCTACAGAGTCTCTGAAAA GCTGcctttgtattttgttgttcCCATATGCGTTTCTGAAGAGAGTATCTTGAAGTATGAAGGCAGAGGCATTCCT ATCTGGTGTTGGTCTTGCCATAATGGTGCCGCGCTTCTCAAAATGTCTGCATTTCCCAAAGAACAGGATGACAGCACTTCACAAATGCAAAAAGCCTTCTTGGATGG AATCTATAAGACAATTAGCAAACCTCCCTATGAACTCCTGAAGACGGATGACTTGTCAAGCAGCCTTCCATCTCTGCAAGATATCCAGACTGCATACATGAAATTTAAACAGCTGTTTTTGATAG ATAACAGTACAGACTTCTGGGCAACTGATGTGAAATGGTTTTCATTACTGGAGAGCACAAACTGGCTAGAGATAATCAG GCGAGTCTTGAAGAAAGCAATAGAAGTTGCTGAGTATCTGGAAAGACAGCACACAAATGTTCTCCTTATAG AAGAGAGTGCTACTGATCTGTGCTGTGTGATCTCTAGTCTGGTTCAAGTGATGATGGATTCATACAGCAGAACAAAGTCAGGGTTTCAAAGCCTTATTCAGAAGGAGTGGGTGATTGGAGGACATGGCTTTTTGGATCGTTGTAACCACTTGCATAAAAGTGACAAAGAAGAG GCTCCTGTTTTTCTGCTCCTGCTAAATTGTGTTTGGCAGTTGGTACAACAGTATCCTCCAGCATTTGAGTTCACAGAAACTTACTTAACTGTGTTGTCAGACAGCCTCTATGTGCCTATTTTTAGCACTTTCTTCTTCAACTCGCAACATCAAAAAGACACTAATACG AGTGGTGAAAGCCTCAACACACAAAGCGGTCCTTTCAGATTTCTTACTGTGTGGGACTGGTCTGTGCAGTTTGACCCCAAGGCCCAGGCTTTCCTGAACAACCCTCTTTATGCAGAGAAGCCAAAACCAGATAAAAGTCAACGGAAAACTGCACGATTCAAG CATCAGCGGCAACTTTCTTTGCCATTGACGCAAACAAAATCTTCCACGAAGAGAGGATTTTTCAGGGAGGAAACGgatcatttaattaaaaacattctgGGTAAAAGAATTGGCAAGTTCATAAATTCTTCAGATGAACCTTCTGATAGCTTCAGGGAATTTTATGATAGTTGGTGTAGTAAACCTGTTGACTATCACGGTCTTCTGTTACCTCGCATCGATGGCCCTGAAATCAAAGTCTGGGCACAAAGATATTTACGATGGATTCCTGAAGCGCAGCTTCATGGTGGTGGTACAATAGCCACAGCTGCCAAGATTTTGGACTTGATGGAAGAAGTGCAAAGCTTGCAGGTGAAAATGGATGAAGAACATTGTCAAGCTATTTCTGGAGATGTACATCCTGTTCCACTGCTGAGAAATTCTGCCCGTTTGTCATCCTTGTTTCCATTTGCTTTACTTCAGAGACAGTCTATCAAACCCGCTTTACCTACTAGCACCTGGAAAGACTTGGAAGATGAAGATGACTTGGTCAAGAGGGATGATGAATTTGTTGATCAAAGTGGCGATATGTCATAA